Proteins found in one Mucilaginibacter gracilis genomic segment:
- the xyl3A gene encoding xylan 1,4-beta-xylosidase, translating to MKKKLFICLALFYGSLASAQQLPYQNPNLSSENRAKDLVSRLTLKEKVGLMKDISEAVPRLGIKKFNWWSEALHGYANQGPVTVFPEPIGMAASFDDQMVFHVFDAVSDEARAKNNDYKKHGESQRFHDLSVWTPNVNIFRDPRWGRGQETYGEDPYLTSRMGVSVVTGLQGPVGSKYRKLLACAKHYAVHSGPEWSRHQMNVTDVTARDLWETYLPAFKTLVQEADVREVMCAYQRLDDEPCCGNSRLLGQILRQDWGFKYLVVSDCGAITDFYNSHHSSSDAVHASAKAVLSGTDVECVGYAFDKIPEAVSRGLIKEKDINTSVVRLMTQRFELGEMDKDELVPWTKIPLSVVNSEPHQKLALDIARETMTLLQNKNNILPLSKSVPKIAVIGPNANDSQMLSGNYNGTPLRTINILDGIRSKIGPGQLIYDAACDLTDDKITQSLLGDCDIDGKKGFRATYWNNRNFESAPVIVEQLTSAVALTTLGAHQFAQGVNTENFSAKYETVFKATTSGELVFKLEATGSAELFINNKQVFRTGSWRSLPTRFPLQVEAGKEYVIELRYKQLNNWTANLGFNFGKEIPLTYDGLIQKVKDADVVVFVGGISPKLEGEEMPVQLPGFKGGDRTDIELPAVQRNCMEALKKAGKKVIFVNCSGSAIAMVPETQNCDAILQAWYAGESGGQAVADVLFGDYNPSGHLPVTFYRNLQQLPDYSDYAMKGRTYRYINGDPLFPFGFGLTYTSFNIGEAKVTQSTIAKNEPLQFQVPVTNTGKKDGTEVLQIYVRKLNDPDGASKTLRAFKRIPVASGKTDMVKMDLSPKTFEFFDPADAVMRVTSGDYEILYGESSDRKNLQAIRITIK from the coding sequence ATGAAAAAAAAATTATTTATCTGCTTAGCCCTGTTTTATGGATCTTTAGCTTCGGCGCAACAGCTGCCCTATCAAAATCCAAATTTGTCTTCCGAAAACAGGGCGAAAGACCTGGTATCCCGCCTAACACTGAAAGAAAAAGTGGGATTGATGAAAGATATCTCGGAAGCTGTGCCGCGCTTGGGTATCAAAAAGTTTAATTGGTGGAGCGAGGCGCTGCATGGCTACGCCAATCAAGGGCCTGTAACCGTATTTCCTGAACCCATTGGTATGGCCGCCTCGTTTGACGACCAAATGGTTTTTCATGTGTTTGATGCTGTTTCTGATGAGGCGCGGGCCAAAAACAATGATTATAAAAAGCATGGAGAAAGCCAGCGTTTTCATGACCTTTCGGTATGGACGCCGAACGTCAATATTTTTCGTGATCCGAGATGGGGCCGTGGCCAGGAGACTTATGGTGAAGACCCTTATCTAACCTCACGGATGGGCGTCTCGGTTGTAACGGGTTTACAAGGCCCTGTCGGATCAAAATACCGGAAGCTGCTGGCCTGCGCCAAGCACTACGCTGTACATTCAGGGCCGGAATGGAGCCGTCACCAAATGAACGTGACCGACGTAACCGCGCGCGATCTTTGGGAAACCTATCTGCCGGCATTTAAAACGCTGGTGCAGGAAGCAGATGTGCGGGAGGTAATGTGCGCATACCAGCGTCTGGATGATGAGCCCTGCTGCGGTAATAGTCGTTTGCTGGGACAGATATTAAGGCAGGACTGGGGCTTCAAATACCTTGTTGTATCGGATTGTGGCGCGATTACAGATTTTTATAATTCTCACCATTCCTCGTCAGATGCAGTTCATGCCTCAGCCAAGGCAGTTTTGTCTGGAACGGATGTGGAATGCGTAGGTTATGCCTTTGATAAGATACCTGAAGCTGTATCCCGAGGCCTGATCAAAGAAAAAGATATTAACACCAGTGTGGTGCGCCTGATGACGCAGCGTTTTGAGCTGGGCGAAATGGATAAGGATGAACTGGTTCCCTGGACTAAGATTCCCTTATCGGTAGTGAACTCTGAGCCGCATCAGAAACTGGCGCTTGACATTGCACGGGAAACCATGACCCTCTTACAAAATAAGAATAATATTTTGCCGCTGAGCAAAAGTGTGCCCAAGATAGCTGTCATCGGCCCAAATGCCAATGATTCGCAAATGCTGTCTGGTAATTATAATGGCACGCCGCTGCGGACTATCAATATTTTAGACGGTATCAGGAGTAAGATAGGCCCCGGGCAGCTCATTTATGATGCTGCCTGCGATCTTACCGATGATAAAATCACACAAAGCCTGCTTGGAGACTGTGATATAGACGGAAAAAAAGGATTCAGGGCAACCTATTGGAATAATCGCAATTTCGAATCCGCTCCCGTTATTGTTGAGCAGTTGACCTCCGCGGTAGCACTCACCACTTTAGGTGCGCATCAGTTCGCACAGGGAGTAAACACAGAAAACTTTTCGGCAAAATACGAGACCGTTTTTAAGGCAACCACGAGCGGGGAGTTGGTGTTTAAACTGGAAGCTACCGGTTCTGCAGAATTGTTCATCAATAATAAACAGGTATTTAGAACCGGCAGTTGGAGATCACTGCCAACGCGCTTCCCTTTGCAGGTTGAAGCAGGGAAAGAATATGTAATTGAACTAAGGTATAAACAATTGAATAACTGGACGGCGAACCTGGGATTTAATTTCGGGAAAGAAATTCCGCTGACCTATGACGGCCTGATCCAAAAGGTAAAAGACGCGGATGTGGTAGTGTTTGTCGGCGGGATCTCACCTAAGCTGGAAGGAGAGGAGATGCCGGTGCAGCTACCGGGCTTTAAGGGAGGTGACCGTACCGATATTGAACTGCCGGCCGTTCAGCGGAATTGCATGGAAGCACTTAAAAAGGCAGGCAAAAAGGTCATTTTTGTTAATTGTTCAGGCTCGGCGATAGCTATGGTGCCAGAAACGCAGAATTGTGATGCCATCTTGCAGGCCTGGTACGCCGGAGAATCGGGAGGGCAGGCTGTTGCTGATGTGCTTTTCGGAGATTATAATCCTTCCGGGCATTTGCCAGTTACCTTTTATCGCAACCTGCAGCAATTGCCAGACTATAGTGATTATGCAATGAAGGGAAGAACTTACCGGTACATAAATGGAGATCCCTTGTTCCCATTTGGATTTGGCTTAACCTATACAAGCTTTAATATTGGTGAGGCCAAGGTAACGCAAAGTACCATTGCCAAGAATGAACCTTTGCAGTTCCAGGTTCCGGTTACCAATACCGGTAAAAAAGATGGAACAGAAGTTTTGCAGATTTATGTTCGTAAGCTGAATGACCCGGATGGCGCATCAAAAACGTTAAGGGCTTTCAAACGCATTCCTGTAGCTTCCGGAAAAACAGATATGGTAAAAATGGATCTCTCACCCAAAACATTTGAGTTTTTTGACCCTGCGGATGCGGTTATGCGGGTGACTTCAGGAGATTACGAAATACTTTATGGAGAGAGTTCTGATCGGAAAAATTTGCAAGCCATCAGGATCACAATTAAATAA
- a CDS encoding carboxypeptidase-like regulatory domain-containing protein yields the protein MRKLQLIKFGKIILITLLVNMISLSLFAQEIALHGKVVDETGEALIGATVKIAGTTIGTTTNISGDFNLKVPAGTTKITVSFLGYVDFEKIITKGATDMGKMALTRNTKDLNEVVVVGYGTIKRSDLTGTVASVDAKALKEVPASNVFEQLKGRVAGLDIVNGTNGPVLTLRGNRTIGSSTADASLIILDGQPYFNSIENIDPNDIKSVEVLKGASATAIYGSRASSGVLLITTNRGRVGQTVTSYDSYVGVSKLQGRIKLLDGQGFAQLQTDALQGAVLQGNGSVNPYALTTTEQQALKEGVSTDYVNLLIKPAYVWDQSLRVSGGTDKTQFNVGTSYRTTTGVEPNNSSRRVSLNATLDHKINKVIKFGYSTVTTLRILDASGGSQFQNAEYFSPLTYPYNADGSLNLTPQVGQIDAQNANPLLQGQSPDVYVNKTREFTSNNILYGELTPVKHLKYRYSVNYNFFQSLQDQYNGIDKVNNLSSINK from the coding sequence ATGCGAAAACTTCAACTTATTAAATTCGGGAAAATTATACTGATCACCCTATTGGTGAATATGATTTCCCTCTCTCTGTTTGCACAAGAAATTGCTTTGCATGGCAAGGTAGTAGACGAAACGGGAGAAGCTCTCATTGGGGCTACAGTAAAAATAGCCGGAACTACTATCGGTACTACCACCAATATTTCCGGCGATTTTAATTTGAAAGTTCCTGCCGGAACAACAAAAATTACAGTTTCTTTTTTGGGATACGTAGATTTTGAGAAAATTATTACCAAAGGGGCAACTGATATGGGCAAAATGGCTTTGACCCGGAATACTAAAGACCTTAACGAAGTAGTAGTTGTAGGTTATGGAACTATTAAAAGGTCTGATTTAACTGGAACAGTGGCTTCGGTTGATGCCAAAGCATTGAAAGAAGTTCCGGCGTCTAACGTGTTTGAACAACTGAAAGGCCGCGTGGCCGGTTTGGATATTGTTAATGGAACCAACGGGCCTGTGCTAACTCTGCGTGGTAACCGTACAATAGGTAGTTCAACTGCCGATGCGTCGCTTATCATTTTGGATGGTCAGCCATATTTCAACTCCATCGAAAATATTGATCCTAATGATATCAAAAGTGTTGAAGTACTTAAAGGTGCTTCGGCAACCGCTATTTACGGTTCGCGCGCTTCAAGTGGTGTGCTATTAATTACAACCAACAGAGGCCGTGTAGGGCAAACTGTTACTTCGTATGATTCTTATGTAGGAGTTAGCAAGTTACAAGGTAGAATTAAGTTATTGGACGGACAGGGATTTGCGCAGTTACAAACAGATGCATTGCAGGGCGCGGTATTACAGGGCAACGGCTCTGTTAATCCTTACGCGTTGACAACTACCGAACAGCAGGCATTAAAAGAGGGTGTGAGCACAGATTACGTAAACTTGCTGATTAAACCGGCTTACGTTTGGGATCAAAGTTTAAGGGTATCAGGCGGAACTGATAAAACACAATTTAACGTTGGTACCAGTTACCGTACAACTACCGGTGTGGAGCCCAATAATAGTAGCAGACGTGTGTCTTTAAACGCCACACTGGATCATAAGATCAACAAGGTGATTAAGTTTGGTTACAGCACCGTGACTACCCTGCGTATTCTTGATGCAAGCGGAGGCAGTCAATTTCAGAATGCCGAATACTTTAGCCCGCTTACTTACCCCTATAATGCGGATGGTAGTTTGAACTTAACACCACAGGTTGGCCAAATTGATGCGCAAAACGCTAACCCGTTATTACAAGGCCAAAGCCCAGATGTGTACGTAAACAAAACACGAGAGTTTACAAGCAACAATATTTTATATGGAGAATTAACTCCCGTTAAACATTTAAAGTACCGTTATTCGGTAAACTATAACTTCTTTCAATCATTACAAGATCAATACAACGGTATTGATAAAGTTAATAACCTGAGTTCGATTAATAAATGA
- a CDS encoding IS982 family transposase: MIDYDKITDIFCIVDEFCKDFDATTQPFLLGKPSKRPPTMSKSEIISICMLFHLSGFRCFKHFYIFYLQRHMQREFPNTVSYNRFVELSQSVLMPMSIFLKTCCLGLCTGISFVDSTPIRVCHTKRIKRNKVFKGIAEVGKSTMGWFYGFKLHIVLSDKGEILNFAITQANVDDREPLKNEAFLKAVFGKLFADKGYISEKLTKILFVGDIHLITNIRNNMKNSLMTMNDKIMLRKRSVIETVNDELKNICQVEHARHRSFTNFITNIVSGLIAYSFLPKKPSISYQQNRSNQILAF; the protein is encoded by the coding sequence ATGATTGACTACGATAAAATTACTGATATTTTTTGTATTGTTGACGAGTTTTGCAAGGACTTTGATGCCACTACCCAGCCATTCCTGTTAGGTAAGCCATCTAAACGCCCTCCAACCATGTCTAAAAGCGAGATCATATCCATTTGTATGCTTTTTCATTTAAGTGGCTTCCGGTGTTTTAAACACTTCTATATCTTCTATCTGCAAAGGCACATGCAGCGTGAGTTTCCTAACACCGTATCCTACAACCGCTTTGTAGAACTTAGCCAAAGTGTGCTGATGCCCATGTCTATCTTTCTCAAAACCTGCTGCTTAGGCTTATGTACTGGCATTTCGTTCGTTGATTCTACACCGATAAGGGTATGCCATACCAAACGGATTAAAAGAAATAAGGTATTTAAAGGCATTGCCGAAGTAGGCAAATCAACCATGGGCTGGTTTTATGGCTTTAAGCTCCATATCGTCCTTAGCGACAAGGGTGAAATACTCAACTTCGCTATTACACAGGCCAACGTAGATGACCGGGAACCACTTAAAAACGAAGCTTTCCTGAAAGCTGTTTTTGGCAAACTGTTTGCCGACAAAGGCTATATATCAGAAAAACTGACCAAAATATTGTTTGTTGGTGATATACACCTCATAACCAATATCCGTAACAATATGAAAAACAGCCTGATGACCATGAACGACAAAATCATGCTCCGCAAGAGATCGGTCATAGAGACTGTTAATGATGAACTCAAAAACATCTGCCAGGTCGAACATGCAAGACACCGCTCTTTTACTAACTTTATCACTAATATCGTATCCGGATTGATCGCTTACTCATTTCTCCCTAAAAAACCTTCCATATCCTACCAACAAAATCGATCTAATCAAATTCTTGCTTTCTGA
- a CDS encoding SusC/RagA family TonB-linked outer membrane protein, producing MLTAAKTNATTTNNYSYRVTQEHLLSYENIFAQKHSVNFVAGFTNELAHTENSAMSAQGIPDNSNVNSNLNLATTITSISGSVKEQGIVSFFGRLNYAFNGKYSLTATIRNDANSALSAGHQHTTYPSIGLGWIISNENFMKRYNFIDNLKLRAGYGQTSNASGVDPYGTLAKLSTYKYQYGGASGGDAQGVLVTNLVNPNLTWQTTSEYNLALDFAVLKNRITGSVEVYSQRTTGIILNNQLPPTSGVTNQQTNLGTSAAKGLEITLSSKNIQSQKGISWSTDYNMAFSRERIVELPNGAQQNISLGEFVGQPLSTIYDLRKIGIWQTSEAAQAATFGQKPGQIKIEDYNGDGKINASDNQFIGNYQPQYTLGMTNRISYKNFDLSLVIQGRIGFTTSVPYVSSNNSGTQGWQFLNIGRHNQPVLDYWTPTNPTNAFPEPNAQNQGNYFSTLQYYDGSFIRAKSINLGYNVPSKLVQKIGMSSLRFYANVTNPFIIYAPIMHHGFSVPDPESQYNILPTSPSSGGNVAGYDNNNTSTFRGVGINAGEQTRDFIFGINARF from the coding sequence ATATTAACTGCTGCTAAAACTAACGCAACTACTACCAATAACTATTCTTACCGCGTAACCCAAGAGCATTTGTTGAGTTACGAAAATATTTTTGCTCAAAAACATAGTGTAAACTTTGTGGCAGGTTTTACAAATGAACTTGCACATACTGAAAACTCGGCTATGAGCGCACAAGGTATCCCTGACAATTCTAACGTAAACTCTAACCTTAATTTGGCTACAACCATTACCTCAATTTCAGGTAGCGTTAAAGAGCAGGGTATCGTTTCTTTTTTTGGTCGTTTAAACTACGCTTTTAATGGTAAATACAGTTTAACAGCAACCATCCGTAATGATGCCAACTCGGCTTTGTCAGCGGGGCATCAGCATACAACCTATCCTTCAATAGGTTTGGGTTGGATTATCAGCAACGAAAACTTTATGAAGCGTTACAATTTTATTGATAACTTAAAGTTACGCGCTGGTTACGGTCAAACTTCAAATGCGAGTGGTGTGGATCCCTATGGTACTTTAGCTAAATTAAGCACTTATAAATATCAATATGGTGGTGCTTCTGGCGGGGACGCGCAGGGCGTATTGGTAACAAACCTTGTTAACCCAAACTTAACCTGGCAAACAACCAGCGAATATAATCTAGCCCTGGATTTCGCTGTGCTGAAAAACCGCATAACAGGTTCGGTTGAAGTTTATAGTCAACGAACAACCGGCATTATTTTGAATAATCAGCTACCGCCAACCAGCGGTGTTACAAATCAACAAACCAATTTGGGTACATCGGCGGCAAAGGGTTTAGAGATCACATTGAGTAGTAAAAATATCCAGAGTCAAAAGGGCATTAGCTGGTCTACAGATTACAATATGGCTTTCAGCCGTGAACGTATTGTTGAATTACCCAATGGTGCACAACAGAATATAAGCTTGGGTGAATTTGTTGGGCAGCCCTTAAGCACTATATATGATTTGCGTAAAATTGGTATCTGGCAAACAAGCGAAGCTGCACAAGCGGCAACTTTCGGCCAAAAACCTGGCCAGATTAAAATTGAAGACTATAATGGTGACGGCAAGATAAATGCCAGCGATAATCAGTTCATTGGTAACTATCAGCCGCAGTATACGCTGGGTATGACCAACCGGATAAGCTACAAAAACTTCGACCTTAGCCTTGTTATTCAGGGACGTATAGGATTTACAACAAGCGTACCTTATGTTTCATCAAACAACTCTGGTACACAGGGCTGGCAGTTTCTGAATATCGGACGCCATAACCAACCGGTGCTTGATTACTGGACGCCAACTAACCCAACCAATGCTTTCCCGGAGCCAAATGCACAAAATCAGGGAAATTATTTCTCTACTTTGCAGTATTATGACGGATCATTCATCAGAGCTAAGAGTATTAACCTGGGCTATAATGTACCGTCTAAACTGGTCCAAAAGATTGGGATGAGTTCATTAAGGTTTTATGCAAATGTGACTAATCCGTTTATTATTTATGCACCAATTATGCACCATGGGTTCTCTGTTCCCGACCCAGAATCGCAGTATAATATTTTGCCAACTTCGCCATCTTCAGGTGGTAACGTTGCCGGTTACGATAACAACAACACTTCAACGTTTCGTGGTGTGGGTATCAATGCCGGCGAACAAACACGCGACTTTATTTTTGGTATTAATGCAAGATTTTAA
- a CDS encoding RagB/SusD family nutrient uptake outer membrane protein, translating into MKIFNRTNFLIAATAALTMVTGCKKLLTEKPESDLYPKYFTTAGGVQAAITGVYQDLRSNFSGEGIVYCYNGTDENIVGGSGGNGANILNSYNGLNSTNTPDLLGLYTDINTLNGAIQYSSAITDAATRAQYVAQAQFLRGFIYFYLVQTYGGTTATQKSGIPLHLTYNTSASTADAPSPLSDIYNAIIADFTTAATNLPATITGTNPFSAAGVGKSATSAVANAYLAKTYLTRGYNSEVAQPGDFQSAATLTASLISNKATYGLDLWQDYNDEHKPANDYGKENMFNIDYGGASDPTYTGYTLQGSGGSGINQLYVLARFNYVNTGVDNVTGIDAVPQKMSSNSAMLRDVYGGRPYTRLAPNKLYTMDVAFADQVHDCRYDATFQTYWICNKAGVSGTSSTGTSKGQLTPASNVSLSSYQVPIGGDTSILMPSQDVTMARRDAFKGVIVTPKQFNNTIFPTVKKFDDPTRTATGDFSSRPIVLMRFSEVYLMNAEANYMLNNITAAATSLNVLRARAAYRTPADAATVANNQASVTAANMAAVNSANAAAMLLTGTQLAQLAIPNNTTVGSAPCGMDLILEEYSREFYGDPRRWYDLVRTNQLVRRATKYNSFAAPYIQPYHTRRPIPQREIQNVLSGPAYPQNNGY; encoded by the coding sequence ATGAAAATATTTAATAGAACAAACTTTCTTATTGCTGCAACAGCAGCACTAACTATGGTAACCGGCTGTAAAAAACTGCTTACTGAAAAGCCGGAATCGGACTTATACCCTAAGTACTTTACTACAGCAGGTGGGGTGCAGGCTGCAATTACCGGCGTGTATCAGGATTTGAGGAGTAACTTCTCTGGCGAAGGTATCGTTTATTGCTACAACGGAACAGATGAAAATATAGTTGGCGGCAGCGGCGGTAACGGTGCCAATATATTAAATTCATATAACGGTCTTAACTCCACTAATACTCCTGATTTATTAGGATTGTATACAGATATTAATACGCTTAATGGCGCTATTCAGTACTCATCTGCTATTACAGATGCAGCGACACGAGCACAATATGTTGCTCAAGCTCAGTTTTTGCGTGGTTTTATATATTTTTACCTGGTGCAAACTTATGGCGGTACTACTGCTACACAAAAAAGCGGTATCCCACTACATCTTACCTATAATACTTCGGCAAGTACTGCCGACGCACCCTCACCGCTTTCGGATATTTATAACGCTATCATAGCGGATTTTACTACGGCTGCAACCAACTTACCGGCAACCATTACCGGCACAAATCCTTTCTCGGCAGCAGGGGTTGGAAAATCAGCTACTTCGGCCGTTGCTAACGCTTATTTAGCCAAAACGTATCTAACCAGAGGCTATAATAGCGAAGTTGCCCAACCTGGCGACTTTCAGTCAGCGGCTACTTTAACGGCATCATTAATTTCCAACAAAGCTACTTACGGTTTGGATTTGTGGCAAGATTATAATGACGAGCATAAACCAGCCAATGATTATGGCAAAGAAAACATGTTCAATATTGACTATGGAGGCGCGTCAGATCCTACCTATACTGGTTATACACTCCAAGGTTCGGGCGGTAGCGGTATCAATCAACTTTATGTACTGGCCCGTTTCAATTATGTGAACACAGGTGTAGACAATGTTACTGGCATTGATGCCGTTCCACAAAAGATGAGCTCAAATTCAGCCATGCTTCGCGATGTTTATGGTGGCCGTCCGTATACGCGATTAGCCCCAAATAAGCTTTATACAATGGATGTAGCCTTTGCCGATCAGGTACATGATTGTCGTTATGATGCTACTTTCCAAACTTATTGGATATGCAACAAAGCAGGAGTATCCGGCACAAGTAGTACCGGCACATCAAAAGGACAGCTAACACCTGCATCAAATGTTTCATTAAGCTCATATCAGGTACCCATAGGCGGCGACACATCTATCCTGATGCCTAGCCAGGATGTTACCATGGCACGCCGCGATGCGTTTAAAGGTGTAATTGTTACGCCTAAGCAATTTAACAATACTATTTTCCCTACTGTGAAAAAGTTTGATGATCCAACCCGTACTGCTACAGGAGATTTTTCAAGCCGTCCTATTGTATTGATGCGTTTTTCTGAAGTTTACCTAATGAACGCCGAAGCGAACTATATGTTAAATAACATTACTGCGGCTGCTACATCATTAAACGTTTTAAGGGCGCGCGCGGCTTACCGTACACCTGCCGACGCGGCAACTGTGGCTAATAATCAAGCCAGCGTTACTGCTGCTAATATGGCGGCGGTAAATTCTGCAAACGCAGCTGCTATGCTTTTAACAGGAACACAGTTAGCTCAATTGGCTATACCTAATAATACAACTGTAGGTTCTGCTCCATGCGGAATGGACTTGATATTAGAAGAATACAGCCGCGAATTTTATGGCGACCCACGCCGGTGGTATGATCTTGTGAGAACTAATCAACTGGTAAGGCGTGCAACTAAGTATAACTCTTTTGCAGCACCTTATATTCAGCCTTACCATACCCGTAGGCCGATTCCGCAAAGGGAAATTCAAAATGTTTTAAGCGGACCTGCATACCCGCAAAATAATGGTTATTAA
- a CDS encoding IS1182 family transposase has translation MGAKVVFKPYDPDQLTFLPYKLEELVPEGHPVRIVKQVVDLIDVKPINRKYKGGGASSFHPRLMLKLLVYGYLTNTYSSRKLEDQAAQNVHFMWLLGMKKPDHNTINRFRSEKLSGILKQIFSQIVLLLAEQGIVSLKETVFTDGTKIESVANKYTFVWGKSIKNSKEKIKSQLDELWKYAQGLAAEELKDTTPISFEEINPEKVKETIAKIDAALNDKEEVSKQVKQKLNYARKNWPANLERYDQQEKQLGIRNSFSKTDPDATFMRMKEDHMLNGQLKPGYNLQISTQDQFILNYSLHQTSTDYQTLPSHIDQYEALYNTLPQAVVADAGYGSDENYGILQQKGIEAYIKYNTFDKEQKEGIKAFSNDSLHYNEGENYLTCPMGQRMAHIGDGQRITTSGHVQLISRYQAKNCNNCPMRGVCHSGQGNRIVEVNHSLRKHKQEAKERLNTEQGIKYRKRRPADVEPVFAQLKHNHGFRRFLLKGMSKTEVEIGLLSIAHNLRKWKA, from the coding sequence ATGGGAGCGAAAGTAGTTTTTAAGCCATATGACCCTGACCAGTTAACATTTTTACCGTATAAACTGGAGGAGTTAGTACCTGAGGGCCACCCGGTACGCATAGTCAAACAAGTAGTTGACTTGATAGACGTTAAACCGATCAACCGCAAGTATAAAGGCGGCGGGGCATCAAGCTTCCATCCGCGGCTGATGCTGAAACTGCTGGTGTATGGTTACCTGACCAATACCTATTCATCAAGAAAGCTGGAAGACCAGGCGGCACAGAACGTCCACTTTATGTGGCTGTTGGGGATGAAGAAGCCCGATCACAATACCATAAACCGTTTCCGGAGCGAAAAGCTGTCGGGTATCTTAAAGCAGATCTTCTCTCAGATTGTACTGCTGTTGGCAGAACAGGGTATCGTTTCGCTTAAAGAGACTGTGTTTACCGATGGCACCAAGATCGAATCGGTGGCGAACAAATACACCTTTGTATGGGGCAAAAGCATCAAGAACAGTAAAGAGAAGATCAAAAGCCAGCTGGATGAACTATGGAAGTACGCGCAAGGCCTTGCGGCAGAAGAACTAAAAGATACCACGCCAATATCTTTTGAAGAGATCAACCCTGAAAAAGTAAAAGAAACCATAGCTAAGATCGATGCCGCTTTGAACGACAAGGAAGAAGTAAGCAAGCAGGTCAAACAAAAGCTGAACTATGCCAGAAAGAACTGGCCTGCAAACCTGGAACGTTATGACCAGCAGGAAAAGCAGTTAGGTATCCGTAACAGCTTTTCAAAGACCGACCCGGATGCGACTTTTATGCGGATGAAGGAAGACCACATGCTGAACGGGCAGCTTAAACCTGGATATAACCTACAAATATCCACACAAGATCAGTTCATCCTTAACTACAGCCTGCATCAAACCTCTACCGATTATCAGACCCTGCCATCTCACATAGACCAATACGAAGCACTATACAACACACTTCCCCAAGCAGTTGTGGCCGATGCCGGCTACGGTTCAGACGAGAACTACGGCATCTTACAGCAAAAAGGCATCGAAGCCTATATCAAGTACAATACGTTCGACAAAGAACAAAAGGAAGGCATCAAAGCGTTCAGTAATGACAGCCTGCATTACAACGAAGGGGAAAACTACCTGACCTGCCCGATGGGCCAGCGGATGGCACATATCGGTGATGGTCAAAGAATAACCACATCGGGCCATGTACAGCTGATCAGCCGTTACCAGGCAAAGAATTGTAATAACTGCCCCATGCGTGGCGTATGCCATAGCGGGCAGGGCAACCGGATCGTTGAGGTGAACCATTCCCTGAGAAAACACAAGCAGGAAGCAAAGGAAAGATTAAATACAGAACAGGGCATCAAATACCGAAAGCGAAGGCCTGCCGATGTGGAACCGGTATTTGCCCAACTGAAGCATAATCATGGCTTCAGGCGCTTTCTGCTGAAAGGCATGTCCAAAACCGAGGTCGAAATAGGCCTGTTATCCATCGCTCATAACCTCAGAAAGTGGAAAGCCTGA
- a CDS encoding SDR family oxidoreductase, with protein sequence MGEFNLKDKVIIVTGGTGILGKAFIKGIVTAGGIVGVLGRNEAIANERVREVEALGGKAIALIADVLNEQEVIEAKNKVMDTFGRVDGLINGAGGNMPGGILQPDEDIFGLNMSGMRQVMDLNLWGTLIPTQVFGKAIAETGGGSIVNISSMAAQRAITKVLGYTMAKAAVDAYTKWFAVEAAARYQDKIRINAIAPGFFLTEQNRALLTEPDGSYTTRGNQVIKQTPFKRFGEPDELIGALVWLLGDTSRFVTGTVVNVDGGFSVFSGV encoded by the coding sequence ATGGGAGAATTTAACTTAAAGGATAAGGTTATCATTGTTACCGGAGGTACCGGGATTCTTGGCAAAGCTTTTATTAAAGGCATTGTAACAGCTGGTGGTATTGTTGGGGTATTGGGCCGTAATGAAGCAATTGCTAATGAACGCGTTAGGGAAGTTGAAGCCTTGGGAGGCAAAGCTATAGCACTTATTGCTGATGTTTTGAACGAACAAGAGGTTATAGAAGCTAAGAATAAAGTGATGGATACTTTTGGGCGAGTGGACGGTTTGATAAATGGCGCCGGGGGAAACATGCCGGGCGGGATACTGCAGCCCGACGAGGATATCTTTGGTCTGAACATGTCGGGAATGCGCCAGGTCATGGACCTCAATCTTTGGGGGACCTTGATACCTACGCAGGTTTTCGGAAAGGCGATAGCAGAGACGGGGGGCGGAAGCATAGTCAACATATCCAGTATGGCCGCTCAGCGGGCCATCACCAAAGTATTAGGTTACACCATGGCGAAAGCGGCAGTTGACGCTTATACCAAATGGTTTGCTGTGGAGGCCGCCGCACGGTACCAGGACAAGATTCGGATCAATGCGATAGCTCCCGGTTTCTTTCTCACGGAACAGAACCGGGCTTTATTAACGGAACCCGACGGGAGTTATACAACACGCGGCAACCAGGTGATTAAGCAAACGCCATTCAAACGATTTGGCGAACCGGATGAACTGATTGGTGCCCTGGTATGGTTGCTGGGCGATACTTCCCGGTTCGTAACAGGCACCGTGGTCAACGTTGATGGCGGCTTTTCCGTTTTCAGCGGCGTATAA